From a single bacterium genomic region:
- a CDS encoding DUF3419 family protein, producing MMDGYRCRPLYSADNEDTRSELTALEITGDDTVVAVAAGGGRALSLLTAGPKRLVAIDRRPEQVFNLELKAAVMDAFDLEGFQGFLGVSDAPDRLDQYRMVRQSLSRSARKYWDNRRGLIEAGVFFAGRTETAMIRFMRGIKALGFMDWAEPFFQATSLEAQQALLDAHRDHVDRGLVWWKLFFHPLVIYPLAQDPSFLRSTDGSVGAYLVRRLIEFASFNLVRESYVLRLVYDGGLTPGSPLPPYLGPVGFEQAKKGLDRLEVQCGDLRDFVARARITTPVKWSLSDVSCWMTEDQFHDLLRSITQGIPPGSRFCARNFAARRDIPRDLKDRVRRLDELCEFLDCQDASVIYRFEVGELVSGFG from the coding sequence ATGATGGATGGGTACCGATGCCGGCCGCTCTACAGCGCCGACAATGAGGACACGCGATCGGAGCTGACGGCCCTCGAGATCACGGGGGACGACACCGTCGTCGCAGTTGCAGCGGGCGGCGGACGCGCGTTGAGCCTCCTCACGGCGGGTCCGAAGCGACTCGTCGCAATCGATCGCCGCCCCGAGCAGGTCTTCAATCTGGAACTCAAAGCCGCCGTGATGGATGCGTTCGACCTGGAGGGCTTTCAAGGTTTCCTTGGGGTCTCCGATGCGCCGGACCGGCTCGATCAATATCGGATGGTTCGTCAGTCGCTCTCCAGAAGCGCTCGCAAGTACTGGGACAATCGTCGAGGTCTGATCGAAGCTGGAGTCTTCTTCGCAGGCCGCACGGAGACCGCCATGATTCGATTCATGCGGGGGATCAAGGCTCTTGGGTTCATGGACTGGGCAGAGCCGTTCTTCCAGGCGACATCCCTGGAGGCGCAGCAAGCCCTGCTCGATGCTCATCGAGATCACGTAGATCGCGGCCTCGTCTGGTGGAAGCTCTTCTTTCACCCGCTGGTGATCTACCCGCTTGCCCAGGATCCGAGTTTTCTTCGCTCAACCGACGGGAGCGTGGGTGCCTACCTGGTTCGCCGGCTGATCGAGTTCGCCTCGTTTAACCTGGTGCGGGAGAGCTACGTCCTGAGGCTCGTGTACGACGGCGGCCTCACGCCTGGAAGTCCGCTGCCTCCATATCTTGGTCCTGTAGGCTTCGAGCAGGCGAAGAAGGGTCTCGATCGCCTCGAAGTTCAATGTGGGGATCTGCGCGACTTCGTTGCAAGAGCTCGGATCACGACACCGGTCAAATGGTCCTTGTCGGACGTGAGCTGTTGGATGACCGAGGACCAATTCCACGACCTCCTGCGATCCATTACTCAGGGGATTCCGCCAGGTTCGCGGTTCTGTGCTCGGAACTTCGCGGCTCGGCGCGACATTCCACGCGATCTCAAGGACCGAGTGAGGCGACTCGACGAACTCTGTGAGTTCCTCGATTGCCAGGATGCCTCCGTAATCTATCGATTCGAGGTAGGGGAGCTGGTCTCTGGCTTTGGTTGA